DNA sequence from the Phycisphaerae bacterium genome:
ATAATCCCGACCGCAATGGGATGGCGGCAAGGGGCCGCCGCAGAGCCGGTCGGATCGCGAGGGAACTCGCGCCGCCGTTTGAGTCTTACGAGTTTTCGAAAGGAACTACATGGCCGCGAAGCACTTCACCAGGAGCGAGATTCTCAGCAGCATCGCCGAAGAGACCGAACTTTCCCGCAAACAAGTCGCCTCCGTCTTGGAAGCGCTGGGCGGTCTCATCCATAAGGGCGTCGGCAAGAAGGGACCGGGCGTGTTCGTCGTTCCGGGCCTGATGAAAATTGTGGTCATCAATAAGCCCGCCACGAAGGCCCGCAAGGGGATCAACCCCTTTACGAAGGAGGAGCAGATGTTCAAGGCCAAGCCCGCCCGAAGGGTCATCAAGGT
Encoded proteins:
- a CDS encoding HU family DNA-binding protein, which encodes MAAKHFTRSEILSSIAEETELSRKQVASVLEALGGLIHKGVGKKGPGVFVVPGLMKIVVINKPATKARKGINPFTKEEQMFKAKPARRVIKVRPLKALKDMVK